The genomic segment CGACACCAGCAGCACCGTCCGGGACAGCGGCAGCGACCCGCTCTGCAGGGCCCGCCCCACCAGCTTGTCCACCGCATTGTGCCGCCCCACGTCCTCCCGGACGTCGAGCAGCTCGCCGTCCTCGCCGAACAGGGCCGCCGCGTGCAGACCCCCGGTCCGGTCGAAGACCCGCTGGGCCGCGCGAAGCCGGTCGGGGAGGCCCGCGAGGAATGCGGGGTCGAGCCGGACCGGGGGAGCGTCACCGCCGTGGGTGTCGTCGATGGCCCAGCGGGCGGTCGTACGGACGGCGTCCAGCGACGCCTTGCCGCACAGCCCGCAGGACGAGGTCGTATAGACATTGCGTTCGAGCGTGATGTCGGGGATCACCACACCCGGCGTGGTCCGCACGTCCACCACGTTGTACGTGTTCGCGCCGTCCGCCGTCGCGCCCGCGCAGTACACGATGTTCTGCAGGTCCGACTGCTCGGCGAGCACCCCTTCGCTGACCAGGAACCCCGCCGCCAGCGCGAAGTCGTCGCCCGGGGTGCGCATGGTGATCGCGAGCGGCTTGCCGTTCAGCCGGATCTCCAGCGGTTCCTCGGCGACGAGCGTGTCCGGGCGGGTGGAGATGGCGCCGTCCCGGA from the Streptomyces sp. NBC_00310 genome contains:
- the fdhD gene encoding formate dehydrogenase accessory sulfurtransferase FdhD, translated to MGRVTERRKVIRIRDGAISTRPDTLVAEEPLEIRLNGKPLAITMRTPGDDFALAAGFLVSEGVLAEQSDLQNIVYCAGATADGANTYNVVDVRTTPGVVIPDITLERNVYTTSSCGLCGKASLDAVRTTARWAIDDTHGGDAPPVRLDPAFLAGLPDRLRAAQRVFDRTGGLHAAALFGEDGELLDVREDVGRHNAVDKLVGRALQSGSLPLSRTVLLVSGRASFELAQKAVMAGIPVLAAVSAPSSLAVDLAAETGLTLVGFLRGASMNVYAGEHRIALRAAAAVDQGQG